TCTTCCGGCCGTCTGGCTCGGCCTCATCATCGCTATTGACCTCATCGAGGCGCCGCTGAAGTTTCAGGCGCCCGGCATCACGATTCCGCTCGGCCTCGGCATCGGTCGGCTCGTGTTTCTCGCGATGAACATCACCGAGGTCGTCCTCGCGCTTGTGCTCGCGGTCGCCCTGTGGCGCAGCCGCGCGGAACTACGCTCGTGGACCCTCGCCGGCGCCGCGTTTGCGCTGCTCGTGCTGAAGTTCGCGGTGATTCGCCCGCTGCTCGCGGCGCACACCGATGCGGTGCTCGCCGGCGGCGAGGGCGGCTCGTACGCGCACTACTTCTATATTGCGACGGATGCGGTGCTGTTCGTCGTGCTCGTCTGGCTCGTGACTGCCCAGGCGCGGCGGCTCATTGGCGTGCGCGAGATCGATGTCGCAGGCTCGCGCTAGCCTGCGTGCATGCGCATCCTGCACACGTCTGACTGGCACATCGGCCGCACCTTCCATGGCGAATCCACCCTCGACCACCTCGAGGCGGTGCTGGGTGCGCTGACCGAATTCGTGCCCGAGCACGGCGTCGACGTGGTCGTCATCGCGGGTGACATCTTCGACTCGGCGGCACCGGCCGCGATCGCCTTTGATTTCTTGGCCGCGGCGCTGCAGCGCCTGCGCGCGGCTGGCGCGACCGTCGTCGTGTCGAGCGGCAACCACGACTCGGCAGCCCGCCTGCGCTTTCCGTCGGCCTGGGCGAAGCTCGCCGACATCCACATTTCGGCCGACCCCGCGCTGCCGGCCACGCCCATTGAGCTGCGCGACGAACACGGCCCAGTGCGCTGCTACCCCATTCCCTACCTCGAACCGGCGCTCGTGCGGCATCTGCCCGGCGCCGACGAGGTGCGCACGCAAGAAGATGCCCTGCGCTGGGCCACCGACGCCGTGCGCGCCGACCTGGCGGCACACGAGGGCAAGCGCACCCTCGTGCTCGCGCACTGTTTCGCGTCGGGGGTGCCCGAGACCACACCGGGCGATGACATCGAACGCGACCTCACTGCCGGTGGCATCGACGTCGTACCGAGCTCGCTGTTCGACGGCTTCGACTACGTCGCCCTCGGGCACATTCACTCGCGCGTCGAGGTGACCGAGCGCATCCGCTATTCG
The Gulosibacter sediminis genome window above contains:
- a CDS encoding exonuclease SbcCD subunit D — translated: MRILHTSDWHIGRTFHGESTLDHLEAVLGALTEFVPEHGVDVVVIAGDIFDSAAPAAIAFDFLAAALQRLRAAGATVVVSSGNHDSAARLRFPSAWAKLADIHISADPALPATPIELRDEHGPVRCYPIPYLEPALVRHLPGADEVRTQEDALRWATDAVRADLAAHEGKRTLVLAHCFASGVPETTPGDDIERDLTAGGIDVVPSSLFDGFDYVALGHIHSRVEVTERIRYSGAPLHYSFSEAGAPRGAWLVDLDADGFAGAQWLELPVPRALTRLRGELDELLTDDAHAGVTGDWVQAQLTDVARPIDAMRRLRVRFPHAVHLEYDPPAPVEGAPSHLEQLAQQTSDEQRLRSFFEFIRGEAATEAELTELDELLAAARAKEAQR